aaaactccttagtttaaattctccccagtagagttatcatttcaataagtcaataaaatcaatcaaaaagcctcaagcttgggcctcatgcaagccagctaaagcctatagagagatatttttactactctaccacattcaaacaaacaaacatttcaatttcaatttcaatcaaagtctcccatttaggactctgaaagacatgctctggcacatccattcagcatcctccagagcttgatcaacagaagttggctcgatcagagatactagaccaaattgacattttgcattgttcttaaggaatgtcttgttctgataggatcatccttctttccaatgataacatcttctggatgagcagagttgagtctagaagatcttctgggtgttggctcttcagatattctgagattctccaaaGAGGCAGCAAtctgatcttctgaaactttgcttctgggttcttcatgatctgagttagagatttcaatattTGTAAAATTcccaaactgctttggcttttcaagaccaagcttatcataaaatctgatattgattgattcttcaactacaagagtttcagtattgtatactctgtagccttttgagcgttcagaatatccaagtagaaaataCTTCTAatccttagaatcaaacttatgcatatgatctttagtgttcagaatatagcatacacatccaaatggatggaaataagaaatgttgggctttctattcttccacaattcataaggagtcttatttagaataggtcttataaagattctattctgaatataacacgttgtgttaattgcttctgcccataaattcttagccatattagtttcatttatcatggttctggccatttcttgtagagtcctattcttttgctctataactccattttgctgtggagttctaggacaagagaaatcatgggcaataccattttctttgaaataaatctcaaagaatctgttctcaaatccCCCACCaagatcacttctgacctttatgattttgcattccttctcagattgaatctgagtgcagaagtcaaagaacacagaatgagactcatccttgtgtttcaagaactttacacACGTCCATctactatagtcgtctacgatgactaatccatatttcttccctctgacagatgttgttttgacagggccaaacaaatcgatatgcagaagttctagcggcctaaaggaagagacaacattcttagacttgaatgcaggttttgaaaacttccctgtCTGACATGCTTTGCAaaaagcatctgatttgtatttcagattagggagtcctctgaccagattaagtctttctcaaactagcatgacctaatcttccgtgccagacccactgctcttcactaatagacataaggcaagtaaccttttgattcttaagatcttgaagatcaatattgtaaatgttgttctttctcttgcctataaataggatagagccatcattctgactaatagctttgcaggacttttgattgaagataatgtcataaccattgtcacttaattgacttatggacaataagttatgagctaatccatctactaaaagtacattagttatagagggagagttaccaatacaaatggttccagaaccaatgatcttgcctttttggttccctccaaacttgacttcaccaTGAGATTTAAGCTCcagatcttggaacatagacctttttcctatcatgtgtcgcgagcacccaaagtccaggtaccatgacgtGTTTTCCTTTGTCCTTTGAgctttgaaggagatctgcagcagggataatcttttccttaggtacccacaatttcttgggtccttttgggttagttctcctcaacTTCTGATTCAACTGAGGTTTAGCAAACGATTTATCATATGAGTTTCTGGTGTGTGCAACATAcgtcttggtgtgtgttatgtggaaactcttagagttagaTGTGTGCTTTATATCATGTGGATGGCCAAACTTGAATTGaccatacagaggtttgtatgtgattttcatctcatcaacaagtTCTGTATGtgattctcttgtttccactaactccatatatcatagagtcaagctgacttctgccaatacctctagatagaaacttcatgaaactcaagtcatatttcttaagaatattgttcacacttggaatagacttttctgaactagaagatgattcagcatctttagatagttttaaaactttttccttcagttcagcattttctatttcaagcttcttagtttcagatgcaaagagctttctaagctttttgtatttgatactaagtttagccttgatttctagaagttctgttaagctggaaactagctcatctctagaaagttcagaaaatacctctttagagtctgagtctgatgtagattatgATTCATCATCAATAGTGGCCATCAGTGATATGTTTGCCTGCtaatcttcagagtctgactcttgatcagaagaatccgAGTCATCCTAggtagccataagacctttcttcttttcaaactttttcttgggcttttccctctgaagctttggacactcattcttgtaatgtccaggttccttgcattcatagcacgtcaccttcttcttgtcagatcttctgtgtcaagaagattctcctctttcaggccttttgaaattcttgaagttcttgaactttctttgtttgcttttccagagttgatttactcttctggagatcatggaaagttcattttcttctttttctgattctgactcatcagaatcttcttcttcagcctgaaaagcgttagtgcattttttattattagattttaatgcaatgaacttacctttcttctgaggttcatttgcatccatctctatttcatgactcctcagggcgctgatcagctcttctagagacacttcattcaagttcttagcaatcttgaatgcagtcaccattgggccccatcttctgggcaagcttctgatgatattcttgacatgatcagctttggtgtagcctttatctagcaccCTTAATCCAGccgtcagagtctggaatcttgagaacattgcttcaatgttttcatcttcctccatcttgaatgcttcatagtTATGCATTAGAGCTAAGgccttggtctccttgacttgggcaatATTACCCTCAcgagtcatctttagagattcaaagatgtcatgagctgttactctgtttgttatcttctcatattcagcatgagagatatcatttaacaatatagttctagacttgtgatgattcttgaagtctttcttttaAGCATAACTCATGGCTTGTCTTGACACTTTGACACCTTGAGAATTTACAGGATGTGTGTgaccatccagcactagatcccataagtcaccatcttgacaaagaaagtaactttcgagtctatctttccagtactcaaagttttcaccatcaaaaattggtggtctattatagccattaaaactattgcttccattaccattgttgttttgttcaggagtaggagtagatgaagttgtttcaaccatattgacgttgtgtttttctccctgaatcttttatctaacacggttaagtgcttgcacctagaaccggcgctctgatgccaattgaaggatagaaaaacacttagaaagaggggattgaataagtgtgacttaaaaaacttgtaagataaaaaagaTGAACATAATtacttttatcctggttcgttgttaacgaaactactccagtccacccgcttagagtgatttacctcaactgaggatttaatccactaatccaactgattacaatggttatccacttagaaacactctaagtcttctagagtatcctgatcacaacttgatcactctaggaaccttttacaaacaatgtaaaataatgtttacaagagtttagattgcttctaataaagctgtaatcacaactgtgatatttctcttaagttctaagcttaacgctcactaaatattacaagagtttgtgaggttgaagatgaagttcgtgagctttgattttgacagcgtttaagtattttgcacaagtgttctactttgcttttgatcagaacttctattaaTAAGCGCTGAGAGAAAATGACCGTTGGgatcatttaatgctttgcatgaatagtataactctgcatttaatgtttcacacttttgtcaactacctcgagccttgcttttccggCTTTTAATGACTTTGcattttgtagcttctaacattccttttgtcaggcAGATATTAGACGTTTCAGccttccatcttgtacttgcttttggactcagattttgtatagaacaatgtttgaatatcagagtcaacagcttggtgcataacatcttcttatcttctgactttgaagagcttgagcgtgataccattcagaacttcagtgcttctgcttctgacttcgtttTTCTGATtctttcagttcatgttctgattctgcttgatcatcttcttatgtcttgccagagcatgttctgatgaagccatccagaacttccagagtcagttgcttctgagcgctgatttgtgcatactctttatatatttcctgaaatggaaaatgcaaaggattagagtaccacattatcttatataaaattcatatataatgttatcatcaaaacacaaaatattgatcagaacaaatcttgttctaacaatcatgGTAGCTCTTCtggcgactctgagaagctttcattttctcctgaatcattttaatcttctctgtagtttcCTGAATAATCTCTAGCCCAATTATAGTACTTTCATCAGATTCATACCAGCATAATGGCGTCCTACACCAtcgaccatacaaagcctcaaacggggccataccaatactcgaatgataactattattataagtaaattcgatcaaaggtaggtaactatcccaagcaccacctttttccagcacacaagcacgCCATAAATCTTCCAATGATTAAATCGTCTTCTCTGTCTGACCATCAGTTTGTGGATGATAAACAGAACTCAATCTTAATTTAGTACCCTACGCTTTCTGCAAACCCTCCCAGAATCTTGATGTataccttggatctctatctgaaacgatactcgaaggaataccatgcagactcactatcttctcaatatatagtTGAGCTAACCTCTCCataggataatccattctcatcgagATGAAGTGAGCAAATTTCGTCtatctgtccacaataacccaaatagctttaCAATTCTTAACAGTCCTCGGCAAACCGGAAACAAAATCCATGGATACGCTGTCACACTTCCATTATGGAATAaacaacggttgcatagctctatacgacttctgatgctcaatcttcgacttctagcaagtcaaacaagaatagaCAAACTTAactatttccttcttcattccaggccaccaaaacaacttcttcagatcatgatacatcttggtagcaccaggatgaatacttaatccactatagtGTCCTTCCTCCAAAATACTCTTCTTTAGTTCGGTAACATCAGGAACACATACTCGATTACCAAACCTCAAAATatcattctcatcaattctgaattcacctcctttgccatgattaatcaaagtcaatttatcaactaattcaatatcaattttttgacctgctctaatctcatcaaggatACCACTTGTCAACTttaacatacccaatttaacactgttaggagcatcttcacataccaaactcaagtctctgaattgttcgatTAAGTCCAAttctttcaccatcagcatcgacataTGTAAAGACTTCCTACTAAAAGCATCAGCAATAATGTTCGCTTTACCCAGATGGTAATTCAATCCAAAGTCATAATCCTTAAGAAATTATAAacatctcctttgcctcatattaagctctttttgatcgaagagatactgcaaactcttatgatcactaaatacttcaaacctcgaaccgtacagataatgcctccacagTTTCAATACAAATACTACGgttgccaactctaaatcatgagtcggataattcctctcatgaatcttaagttgtctcgacgcataagccacTGCCTGTTGATTATGCATTAAAACGCCacctaatcccatcaatgaagcatcacaatataccataaAAGATTATGACGCATTCGGCAAAATCAGGATAGGAGCACTAGTTaatctcttcttcaactcttggaatccttcttcataCTTCGAATCCCAGATAAATACTTGACCTTTTCtcgtcaacttagttaacgacaatgctaacttCGAGAATCCTTCTATAAATTTCctatagtaacctgcaagaccaagaaaactacgaatttctgaagcagacttcggagcttcccattgagataccgCTTCCACCTtcgtaggatcaacaacaataccattcttggaaatcacatgaccaagaaaacttacctcatttaaccagaactcacactttgacagcttagcataaagtttcttttctttcaacaattCCAACACAACTCTAAGATGCTCTGcgtgctcttcttcattcttggaatatatcagaatatcatctataaacaccactacgaacttgtcgagataaggatggaaaatcctattcatatattccataaaaacaccaggtgcattagtcactctGAATGACAttactgtatactcgtaatgaccatacctcgttctgaacgcagtcttctgaataccGCCCGCTTTCACACAAATGTGATGATATctggacctcaaatcaattttactgaatacacacgctccaaccagttgatccattaaatcatcaattctCAACAACGAATAccaattcttgatagtaaccttattCAACTATCTATAGTCTACACATAACCTCATGTAAACTTCCTTCTTCTTTACGagcaacaccggcgcaccccacggagaaacactaggatgaATAAATTCCTTTTCAAGCAACTcctctaattgactcttcaattcagccaaCTCAGATACTGAAATTCTATAAGGTGctatcgatacaggactagttccagggaTCAACTCGATAGCGAATTCCACTTCTCTCAGGCGGCACCTCTCTGACATCTTCTAGAAAAAATTCTGGAAAATCACACACCACTGGAAATTCACTACTCACTGCTTTTCCAATCATCACTAGTATCAATAACtgcaattaaaggtgtgtcatgtatgaaacacgtacctttaatcaatctatcctctagagtagtctctgatccaaacaaagcaaaaactttccgccagattggttcttctttggtttTGTACActgtggactgatgtgaccctcttcaccgcaattgtagcaagtcacagtcTTCATCTTACAGTCAGCAACAACATGACCCActttaccacacttgaagcacgttTTCTGTTCAGCCTTACACTCATTCCTATGATGTCCGACTTTGCCACAGTTATAACATCTAACAAAAGCTCcaaaatctcccccactaggccttttcccaTCATCAGCTTTTGGATTTcctttaccatatggcttacctcgatacataggcttcttaccctttttGTCAACCATCTcgcgggagtgagatgacttcatccTAAGGTTATCCTCCTCAAAGATTCTGCTACAATCTACTAAATCGGCAAATCAACGAATCCTCTGATACTTGATGTCTTGCTTGATCTcgtcacgaaggccattctcaaatttgatagaCTTTGAGAATTCACCAGCTCCATCGTTGTTGTTGTGCACGTAGTACTTATCCAACTTAACAAATTTGGAAGCATACTTCGGCGCCGTCATACTACACTGTTTCAACGCCAAAAACTCAATTTCTTTtcttccccgaacatcttcaggaaagcaTTTCCGCATAAGTTCCCTCTTGAGTACAACCTAAGTAATCGCGATACCATCAGAATCCAATTCAGCTATAGTagcaacccaccagtcatcagcttcctcgGATAACATGTGAGTGTTGATCacctgtcgcgcgcggatcaaaaacgagttaatttgtaaaactgtagtttagcgacaatggctcgagtcgtatcgcaagcaTTCTTGTTTATTATCAACTGATGCAAAATCGATTAGGGGGGGGGGTTGGTTCAATTttgattaaacaaaaaaaatgattatgaaaaagtgattatcaaataagctgaaaagtcgaattactgattcggttcctatctatcatcgatTAAGCAATATTAATCTCCTAAGAGGATAATCtattcctattcgactacaaactCAGTGACAAGCGCGAAGAGTATTGTACGATGTATAATCCtaatatccgaattaagcaaacggagttaagcttcacgaattaagcaaacgtgataaATCATACAcggtaacgaattaagcaaacgttaACGTGTTTATTTGTTAGGGTCATACAATCAATCGAATTGAATCAAAGTACTCTATGAAATTCGAATTAAGCATTCAAGAACATAGAACAAAATTGAAAGGAATAAATACTAGATTAACATTAAAATAAtctcaaggtcggaacctgaatacagcaATTCGACAGGATTTGGTTAGTTCTCCATAGAAATTGTACCAAGCTTCAAAATCGTGAATAGTGACCGATTGTGAACAGTAAcacggctgctaccctaagggaaAATAGCACAACCCGTTTtgcaatccaactgggtcaaacatacgacccaggcccaaaaccaattgacccaaaacttaactaaaactagtgctgcaacttcaacgaattttctggcccttctacagtataattctgacttcgactccaacataagaattgtagctctttctcttagctttccgtcgattactAGAAcacctcaatcggactcctggaactccaatTATGGTCGTTTCTGTGCAGACAGCTAAAGCTGAAAATTGAAtacaaaaatcaaataacaataaaattaatttaaaatataaaaacattataaaatacaaaaataagacaagcaaaccatggaaacgtataagtacaaccgtagaggaatgtgcatcaaaatgcactgatcaaattctcccacacttgaacttttgcactccgagcaaaatgaacaacaaaacaaagaaagcacaaatacattaacagttactcatcctcggctacaaatcttcttcgggtaagcttgcatcaataggtactaatcttgcacactaaggacatcgtaagaatactaaccacagatatgcagacataagcctcctaaatacacaaccaattcaaataatattattataccatagcctaacttactcatcctttttgctctttttcattcaggcgcaatcacattaatcccgttatctccacacacttatagcaggacgaccggttagtgactctgatccttttttgcacggggttccggtacttacgtggcatattCCTTTGCTTACACAGATGCAGttgtgggggatcggaccgtaatcctccctaccaagttcagcagcATAAActgctgaaccaactaacaaagagttttgaaaactttttttttgaagattacacaaccgctGGGTTAAGTGatcgggtgaggatcaccaaacttagaaggtgtattacctttttcttttctcttttttttttcttttcggaacattcacttatattcatcggcttccctgcgtaaagtgtgtgagagatggtgccgtctactgaaataaactactcaagagctgtcagagaatgagaatttaaggctaaaacataataaaaaattcaaatcgatttccatatgcaggagacttacggtgttagaatgataccgatcttgtgaatttttcccacgtctccgcaaactcgactcaaatcagtctatatcctaaaactttcaagaagatgcattttttattggttgaaattaaataaaatacaaacaaacgaaaacaaataaaacacacgatttcctcccccacacttaagctaagcattgccctcaatgaaaggacattactaataaagtagagagaaggaaagaaggactccctgatcaagttgcaaTGTAGTAAGGTGCTTccaaagaaagctcctctatgctgacattttcaggcacctaactttcatggaataacttcagccgttgtccgttaaccttgaagactttgccagtacctgcactttttatttctactgcaccatgagggaaaacattagtaacaacaaaggggccaatccttttggatcgaagtttcccatccataagcttaaggcgggagttaaacagtaaaacctgttggcccatagaaaattccttcctagaaatcattttatcatggaagtgcttagttttctctttataaatcctagagctctcataaacctctaatctaagctcttccaactgttgtaattggagttttctttcaatacctgcttgttgcatctccaaattacaactttTCACCGCCCAAgaagcacggtgttctatctcaacaggaagatgacatgccttaccaaaaacaagtcgataaggagacatcccaatgggtgtcttgaaagctgtcctttgagcccaaagtgcgtcttctagacgacagctccagtctttcctgtttggctgcaccattttctctaaaacctatTTTATCTCCCTGTttgagatctcagcttgcccattagtctgtgggtgatatgcagtagagactctgtgcataactccatactttcggagcaaagcttccatggtgcggttacagaaatgagtgccttggtcacttatgatagctcgcggtattccaaacctgcaaaagatattagacctgacaaaatctgcaacaactcgagaatcattagtcctagtggggatagcttccacccactttgaaacataatcaacaacaagtaaaatgtaaaggaaaccaaatgatacagggAAAAGACCCATGAAATCAATTCCacatacatcaaatacctcacagaaaagcataggctgctgaggcatttcactcttgcgagtgatgtttgtaactgctatctggcactctttacaagtgcggtaagtctcaaaagcatccttaaaaatagttggccaatagaaaCCTGAGTCAAGGACTTTTCTcgcagtcctttgaggaccgaagtgtccgccgacttgagatgcatgagaaaatttcaaaatagattcaatctcattgtcggggacacatctcctgattacctgatcactaccaaacttccatagatatggatcatcccaaacataatatttggcatcacttttgagtttgtgaacctgtgatctagatgcacctgtaggaaaaacaccagcaacaagaaaattaacaatgtcagcaaaccaaggtgtaatcccatgcaaaagaaacaactgctcatcaggaaagtcatcgTGAATAGGAAAAAggtcttcatctctctctatcctgctcaagtggtcagccactaagttctcagctccacttttgtctttaatctcgacattaaactcttggagcaacaacatccaccgaatcaatctcggttttgcatctggcttcttcagcaagtactttaaagctgcatggtcagtaaaaacaacaaccttggaacctagaAAATAAGATCTAAATTTGTCAAGAGaaaaaacaatagctagcagttctttttcagtggtagtgtaattcgaatgtgcagaatctaaagtcctagaagcatagaAAATgacatgggcagccttgtcaactctTTGCGCAAGAACAGCCCCAACAGCATAATTGGAGGCATCACACATAAGCTTAAAAGGAAGTGTCCAttcagggggctgaatgatgggagcagaggtcaatgctttcttcaagaagtcaaacgcttgtttgcatttgtcatcaaaatCGAAAGTGACATCATTCTTAAACAAATTTgacagcggaagagctatcttgctgaaatccttgatgaaacgcctgtaaaaacctgcatgaccaagaaaagaacgaatctcgcgaatgaaagaagggtaaggcagtgtagaaatcacatcaatcttagcagggtcaacagaaattcctttttcagaaataatgtgaccaagaacaattccctgctcaaccataaaatgacatttttcataattcaaaacaaggttagtctcgatgcacctttctaaaatcaagcttaaactgttcaagcatgcatcaaaagagGAACCATATacagtaaagtcatccataaacacttccatgcaattttcaataaaa
The Vicia villosa cultivar HV-30 ecotype Madison, WI linkage group LG6, Vvil1.0, whole genome shotgun sequence genome window above contains:
- the LOC131614171 gene encoding uncharacterized protein LOC131614171; its protein translation is MVDKKGKKPMYRGKPYGKGNPKADDGKRPSGGDFGAFVRCYNCGKVGHHRNECKAEQKTCFKCGKVGHVVADCKMKTVTCYNCGEEGHISPQFIDTSDDWKSSE